A genomic stretch from Cloacibacterium caeni includes:
- a CDS encoding universal stress protein produces MKNIILPIDFSDTTDTLVEGAVDFAKEIAGKIFLIHVAPADIGFAIGDMGFQYFPEIEKSEISEELAELNEIEKRIEAKGVACEHLLKQGIAAEIILDYAKDKKANYIVMGSHGRSGIYDVFVGSLTKDITKKSPIPVLVVPCHN; encoded by the coding sequence ATGAAAAATATTATTTTACCCATCGATTTTTCTGACACTACAGATACTCTTGTAGAAGGCGCTGTAGATTTTGCAAAAGAAATAGCCGGAAAAATCTTTTTAATACACGTAGCTCCTGCAGATATAGGTTTTGCCATAGGAGATATGGGATTTCAATATTTCCCAGAGATAGAAAAATCTGAAATTTCTGAAGAACTCGCCGAGTTGAATGAAATTGAAAAAAGAATAGAAGCAAAAGGTGTAGCTTGTGAACATTTGCTTAAACAAGGCATCGCTGCTGAAATTATTTTAGATTATGCTAAAGACAAAAAAGCCAACTACATCGTCATGGGAAGTCATGGAAGAAGCGGCATTTATGATGTTTTCGTAGGAAGTCTTACCAAAGATATCACAAAAAAATCACCTATTCCTGTTTTGGTTGTTCCTTGTCACAATTAA
- a CDS encoding fumarylacetoacetate hydrolase family protein: MKIICIGRNYAEHAKELGNEIPENPVIFMKPDTAVLKKGSDFYIPEFSDDVHYELEVVLKISKGGKYIQKENAPKHYDEIALGIDFTARDLQSQLKGKGLPWELAKGFDGSAVVSDFFPKENFDLSNLKFQLQKNKEIVQDGNTNLMMFSPDDIIAFVSQYFTLRVGDLIFTGTPKGVGKVSENDELEMFLEGEKVYSLRIQ; the protein is encoded by the coding sequence ATGAAAATCATTTGCATAGGAAGAAATTACGCAGAACACGCGAAAGAATTAGGAAATGAAATTCCAGAAAATCCAGTTATTTTCATGAAACCTGACACTGCTGTATTGAAAAAAGGCAGTGATTTTTACATTCCAGAATTTTCTGATGATGTGCATTATGAATTAGAAGTGGTGCTAAAAATTTCTAAAGGCGGAAAATATATCCAAAAAGAAAATGCACCTAAACATTATGACGAAATTGCGCTTGGAATAGATTTTACCGCTAGAGATTTACAGTCTCAACTCAAAGGAAAAGGTTTGCCTTGGGAACTGGCAAAAGGTTTTGACGGAAGCGCTGTAGTTTCTGATTTTTTCCCAAAAGAGAATTTTGATTTGAGTAATTTGAAATTTCAACTTCAAAAAAATAAAGAAATTGTGCAAGATGGCAACACCAATCTGATGATGTTTTCGCCAGATGATATTATTGCTTTTGTTTCTCAGTACTTCACTTTAAGAGTGGGAGATTTAATTTTCACAGGGACGCCAAAAGGTGTAGGAAAGGTATCAGAGAACGATGAACTAGAAATGTTTTTAGAAGGCGAAAAGGTTTATAGTCTGCGCATACAATAA
- a CDS encoding 3'-5' exonuclease, which yields MNLKLHKPLCIFDLETTGINISKDRIVEICILKVFPDASRESKTWYVNPEMPIPAEATAVHGISDEDVKDSPTFKELAPKIIDMIKDSDLGGFNSNRFDIPLLAEELLRAGYDFDLSKHRPIDAQTIFHKMEPRNLSAAYQFYCGKSLENAHSAEADTLATFEVLDAQIEKYADLPNDIAALSEFSFHNKFADLAGFIAFDDKNEEIFTFGKYKGQKVKDVFTKDVGYFGWIQNADFPLYTKKVLTKIQLRSKF from the coding sequence ATGAATCTAAAACTCCATAAACCACTCTGTATCTTTGATTTAGAAACAACTGGAATCAATATTTCTAAAGACAGAATTGTAGAAATCTGCATTCTGAAAGTTTTTCCAGATGCTTCTAGAGAAAGTAAAACTTGGTATGTAAATCCAGAAATGCCAATTCCTGCAGAAGCTACTGCAGTTCACGGAATTTCTGATGAAGACGTAAAAGATTCTCCTACTTTTAAAGAATTGGCTCCGAAAATCATTGACATGATTAAGGATTCTGATTTAGGAGGTTTTAATTCGAATAGATTTGATATTCCACTTTTAGCAGAGGAATTGTTGAGAGCTGGTTATGATTTTGATTTATCTAAACACAGACCAATTGATGCTCAAACCATTTTCCACAAAATGGAACCTAGAAATCTAAGCGCAGCTTATCAATTTTACTGCGGGAAATCTCTAGAAAATGCCCATTCTGCGGAAGCAGATACTTTGGCAACCTTCGAAGTTCTGGATGCTCAAATCGAAAAATATGCAGATTTACCGAATGATATTGCTGCTTTAAGCGAATTTTCATTCCATAATAAATTTGCAGATTTGGCAGGATTTATCGCTTTCGATGATAAAAATGAAGAAATTTTCACTTTCGGAAAATACAAAGGTCAAAAAGTGAAAGATGTTTTCACGAAAGACGTTGGTTATTTCGGTTGGATTCAAAATGCTGATTTCCCACTTTACACTAAAAAGGTTTTGACTAAGATTCAGTTGAGAAGTAAGTTTTAA
- a CDS encoding CDP-alcohol phosphatidyltransferase family protein, which translates to MNFIKNNLANAFTLGNLFSGSIGVINLVDGNYKVAAICIIISLVLDFLDGFVARALKANSNLGAQLDSLADMVSFGLLPGVTMFKSLEGFGNQFMDFELPFQLKYLGLFVALFSCLRLAIFNLDEEQSYYFKGLNTPSNTVLLFGMYYAFQETGMFWRTFENPVFLVGLIAASCWLLISPIKMIALKFKSMKLKDNYPKLILLLGGILLISILGLAGIPMVIVFYIIVSLIFQKQM; encoded by the coding sequence ATGAATTTTATAAAAAATAATTTAGCCAATGCTTTCACTCTCGGGAATTTATTTTCTGGAAGCATCGGTGTTATCAATTTAGTAGACGGAAATTATAAAGTTGCCGCAATTTGCATCATTATTTCTTTGGTTTTAGACTTTTTAGACGGATTTGTTGCGAGAGCGCTCAAAGCCAATTCTAATCTCGGCGCACAATTAGATTCTCTAGCAGACATGGTAAGTTTCGGACTTTTGCCTGGCGTAACGATGTTTAAATCATTGGAAGGCTTCGGTAATCAATTTATGGATTTCGAACTGCCATTTCAGTTGAAATATTTAGGACTTTTCGTGGCTTTATTTTCATGTCTCAGATTGGCTATTTTTAATTTAGATGAAGAGCAAAGCTATTATTTCAAAGGACTCAACACCCCAAGTAATACCGTTTTACTTTTCGGAATGTATTACGCTTTTCAAGAAACGGGAATGTTCTGGCGAACATTTGAAAATCCTGTATTTTTAGTAGGACTCATTGCAGCAAGTTGCTGGCTACTTATCAGTCCCATTAAAATGATTGCGCTTAAATTTAAATCGATGAAACTGAAAGATAATTACCCAAAACTTATCTTACTTTTGGGCGGAATTCTACTGATTTCTATTTTAGGATTGGCTGGAATCCCGATGGTTATCGTTTTTTATATAATCGTTTCCCTAATTTTTCAAAAACAAATGTAA
- a CDS encoding lysylphosphatidylglycerol synthase transmembrane domain-containing protein yields MEKVNLKKLLINFAKIFISIALLYFVFQKIPFREVTVLWAKTNVFYLVMAAILFLASQIISTKRLELYFEANDFHLSFRSNLELYFLGMFYNFFIPGGIGGDAYKVYLLNKNFGWSAKKITSSLFNDRLSGLLAICVLILVFSFNLLEAKFFPILFVLLVVGFFFTYFLTKKLFSTYTQVFFKAFSYSLLVQILQVISFIFLLKSLDVTNNFTIYAVVFLASSVLSLISFAGIGVREMLFLQASKWFSFQPEISVSASLLFTMITAFFSLFGVIFQIRKLNLKLTETP; encoded by the coding sequence TTGGAGAAAGTAAATCTTAAAAAACTACTCATCAACTTTGCTAAAATTTTCATTAGCATTGCTTTGTTGTATTTCGTTTTTCAGAAAATTCCTTTTCGGGAAGTCACTGTTTTATGGGCAAAAACGAATGTTTTTTATCTCGTGATGGCTGCTATTCTCTTTTTGGCATCTCAAATTATTTCTACCAAAAGACTTGAACTCTATTTTGAAGCCAATGATTTCCATTTGAGCTTCAGAAGCAATTTAGAACTCTATTTTTTGGGAATGTTCTATAATTTTTTCATTCCAGGTGGAATTGGTGGAGACGCATACAAAGTCTATCTTTTGAATAAAAATTTTGGTTGGAGTGCCAAAAAAATTACCTCATCGCTTTTTAATGACCGATTAAGCGGACTTTTGGCGATTTGCGTATTGATTTTAGTATTTTCGTTCAATTTGCTGGAAGCCAAATTCTTCCCCATCTTATTTGTGCTTTTAGTGGTGGGATTTTTCTTTACTTATTTTTTGACTAAAAAGCTTTTTTCTACTTATACACAAGTTTTTTTCAAAGCTTTCTCCTACTCATTATTAGTCCAAATTTTACAAGTCATCAGTTTTATATTTTTATTAAAAAGTTTAGACGTTACCAACAATTTCACTATTTACGCAGTAGTATTTTTGGCAAGTTCGGTGCTCAGTTTAATTTCTTTTGCAGGAATTGGAGTGAGAGAAATGCTCTTTTTACAAGCGTCTAAATGGTTCAGTTTTCAGCCAGAGATTTCGGTTTCAGCGTCTTTACTTTTCACAATGATTACTGCATTTTTTTCACTTTTTGGAGTGATATTTCAAATAAGAAAGTTAAATTTGAAACTTACTGAAACGCCATGA
- a CDS encoding glycosyltransferase family 2 protein, with protein sequence MDKNKFYSLVIPMYNEEGNAGILIDRISDAMNGYHYELILIDDNSTDKTIQEIKEKKHPNVVLIELKKNYGQSSAMMAGFDYATGDYVITLDGDLQNDPSDIPAMVELLENGNYDLVVGKRQKRKDSSIRTIPSKIANFIIKKSTKLNISDQGCALKVFTNETAKELNLYGENHRFISLMAHLNGAKITEIPVKHHPRQHGVSKYGMNRTFKVINDLLLVLFNKKYLSKPIYLFGNIGLITFTLGVLVNIYLLALKILGNDIGGRPLLILGVLLIFIGIQFFTTGIIVDMLMKTYYESQEKRPFNIRNITTFGESKS encoded by the coding sequence ATGGATAAAAATAAATTCTACTCTCTCGTTATTCCTATGTATAACGAAGAAGGAAATGCAGGAATTTTAATCGACAGAATTTCTGATGCTATGAATGGATATCACTACGAACTCATCTTAATAGACGACAATTCTACTGATAAAACCATACAAGAAATTAAAGAAAAAAAACATCCAAATGTAGTGTTAATTGAGCTCAAAAAAAATTACGGACAAAGTTCTGCAATGATGGCTGGTTTCGATTATGCAACTGGTGATTATGTGATTACACTTGATGGAGATTTACAAAACGATCCTTCAGATATTCCTGCGATGGTAGAACTTTTAGAAAATGGAAATTACGATTTGGTGGTTGGGAAACGTCAAAAAAGAAAAGATTCTTCCATCAGAACTATTCCTTCAAAAATTGCGAATTTCATCATCAAAAAATCTACAAAACTCAATATTTCTGACCAAGGTTGTGCACTGAAAGTTTTCACCAATGAAACGGCAAAAGAACTGAATCTTTACGGCGAAAACCATAGATTTATTAGTTTAATGGCGCATTTAAATGGTGCTAAAATTACAGAAATTCCCGTAAAACATCACCCAAGACAACATGGCGTTTCTAAATACGGAATGAACAGAACTTTCAAGGTGATTAATGACTTGCTTTTGGTTTTATTCAATAAAAAATACCTTTCTAAACCCATTTATCTTTTCGGAAATATCGGTTTAATCACTTTTACATTGGGAGTTTTGGTTAATATTTATTTATTGGCGCTCAAAATTTTAGGAAATGACATTGGCGGAAGACCTTTATTAATCCTTGGCGTGTTACTTATTTTCATTGGAATTCAGTTTTTTACCACAGGAATTATTGTAGACATGCTCATGAAAACCTACTACGAATCTCAAGAAAAAAGACCTTTTAACATCAGAAATATCACAACATTTGGAGAAAGTAAATCTTAA
- a CDS encoding ArnT family glycosyltransferase, whose translation MNQNQLLSRNQIFFLFVGFVLVYLVGLFIPLMENDSAQHATMAMRMANSGNFLQIYKGDNPYLDKPHLHFWLAALSMKIFGINHIAYRIPAVLCLFLAAFSVKKIADLLYKNENLSYTASLIFLASQTIILSAHDVRTDAVLTGFIALSVWQFLAFIKTQKISNVILAGLFTALAFSSKGLMAIVIIGFSVFSFLLYSREWLKFFNLKIIFAALSFGVGILPILYAYYHQFGNEGVEFILFNQSVNRLQAKGFEQNSPDYSFFFHTLLWVFLPFSIAFYTGVFERTRNLIKERFKKVEGVEFLTLGGFWLVMLVFSFSKFKLPHYLNGLIPILSVFTASYIFEIFEKNQWKKARVFWVIQLVVISVSLVGVLLLTYYFTGIHEVVLFVVSLFFVGTLLLYIFKKENMVRRWVLVSLLFAITINVFLNSQFYPVLTQYQGGLKMAQYFEKNQLSTQNLFMPKDYEIWSFDFYTQQNTPRKEVSLLKKGDKVLVYENDLQNITQPYKILHQETHFKITKLSLKFLNPKTRNEKLKKLYLLEILN comes from the coding sequence ATGAATCAAAATCAATTACTTTCTAGAAATCAAATCTTTTTTCTTTTTGTAGGCTTTGTTTTGGTGTACTTAGTTGGGCTATTTATTCCATTGATGGAAAATGATTCTGCTCAACATGCTACAATGGCGATGAGAATGGCCAATTCTGGCAATTTTCTACAAATTTATAAAGGAGATAATCCTTATCTAGACAAACCGCACTTGCATTTTTGGCTCGCAGCTTTATCGATGAAAATTTTCGGAATTAATCATATTGCATATAGAATTCCGGCGGTTTTATGCTTGTTTTTAGCCGCTTTTTCTGTAAAAAAGATAGCTGATTTATTGTATAAAAACGAAAATCTAAGTTATACCGCTTCATTGATATTTTTAGCGTCTCAAACCATTATTCTTTCTGCACACGATGTAAGAACAGATGCTGTTTTAACGGGTTTTATTGCGCTTTCTGTTTGGCAGTTTTTAGCTTTTATTAAAACACAAAAAATTAGCAATGTTATTTTAGCAGGATTGTTCACCGCATTGGCTTTTTCTTCAAAAGGTTTGATGGCGATTGTGATTATAGGATTTTCGGTATTTTCTTTTTTGCTGTATTCTAGAGAATGGCTGAAATTTTTTAATCTGAAAATAATTTTTGCCGCGCTCAGTTTTGGAGTGGGGATTTTACCGATTTTGTACGCGTATTATCATCAGTTTGGAAATGAAGGTGTGGAATTTATTCTCTTTAATCAAAGTGTAAATCGTTTACAAGCCAAAGGTTTTGAGCAGAATAGTCCTGATTATTCTTTCTTTTTTCACACATTGCTTTGGGTATTTTTACCTTTTTCAATTGCATTTTACACAGGTGTTTTCGAAAGAACTAGAAATTTGATTAAAGAAAGATTTAAAAAAGTAGAAGGCGTAGAGTTTTTAACTTTAGGCGGATTCTGGTTGGTGATGTTGGTATTTAGTTTTTCTAAATTTAAGTTGCCTCATTATTTAAACGGATTAATTCCCATTCTTTCTGTTTTTACCGCTTCTTATATTTTTGAAATTTTCGAAAAAAATCAATGGAAAAAAGCCAGAGTTTTTTGGGTGATTCAGTTGGTGGTGATTTCGGTAAGTTTAGTAGGCGTTTTATTGCTCACGTATTATTTTACAGGAATTCATGAAGTGGTTTTATTTGTGGTGAGTTTGTTTTTTGTGGGAACTTTACTGCTTTACATTTTCAAAAAAGAAAATATGGTGAGAAGATGGGTTTTAGTCTCTTTGCTTTTTGCCATTACCATTAATGTTTTTCTCAATTCACAGTTTTATCCTGTATTAACGCAATATCAAGGTGGTTTAAAAATGGCTCAATATTTTGAAAAAAATCAACTTTCAACCCAAAATCTTTTCATGCCGAAAGATTATGAAATTTGGTCTTTTGATTTTTATACTCAACAAAACACGCCTAGAAAAGAGGTTTCTCTGTTGAAAAAAGGAGATAAAGTTTTGGTGTACGAAAATGATTTACAAAATATTACACAACCGTATAAAATTCTCCATCAGGAAACGCATTTTAAAATCACTAAACTTTCCCTAAAATTTCTGAATCCTAAAACCAGAAATGAAAAGCTAAAAAAGCTTTATTTATTAGAGATATTAAACTAG
- a CDS encoding DUF2147 domain-containing protein encodes MKKLAFAFFALFFSVLSYAQIEGKWKTIDDETGKPKSIVEIFKKSDGKYYGKIVQLLQKPENNNCVKCTDDRKNKPLVGLEIIRGLKKDGSEFTDGTITDPKKGKTYNCTVTRSGDKLNVRGYVGISLIGRNQTWHRVD; translated from the coding sequence ATGAAAAAATTAGCATTCGCATTTTTCGCTTTATTCTTCAGTGTTCTTTCATATGCTCAAATAGAAGGGAAATGGAAAACAATTGATGATGAAACAGGGAAGCCTAAATCTATCGTAGAAATTTTCAAAAAATCAGACGGTAAATATTATGGCAAAATTGTACAATTATTACAAAAACCAGAAAATAACAATTGTGTAAAATGTACAGATGATAGAAAAAATAAGCCATTAGTTGGTTTAGAAATCATCAGAGGTTTAAAGAAAGATGGTTCAGAATTTACTGATGGAACCATTACAGATCCTAAAAAAGGAAAAACGTATAACTGTACAGTGACCAGAAGTGGTGATAAACTGAATGTAAGAGGTTACGTAGGAATCTCATTAATCGGTAGAAACCAAACTTGGCATAGAGTAGATTAA